One stretch of Sylvia atricapilla isolate bSylAtr1 chromosome 4, bSylAtr1.pri, whole genome shotgun sequence DNA includes these proteins:
- the DAPP1 gene encoding dual adapter for phosphotyrosine and 3-phosphotyrosine and 3-phosphoinositide isoform X1 has translation MALGWYHDNLTRHAAEALLLSNGKDGSYLLRKSNEREDLYSLSVRGKDSVKHFHVEHTGTSLKFGFNEFSSLKEMVMHFANQPLIGSETGTLIVLKHPYPRQVEEPSIYESVRVHTAMQTGKTESDLVPNAPSLGTKEGYLIKQGKIVKNWKTRWFTLHRNELKYFKDQTATEPIRALDLTECSAVQFDYSQERVNCFCLVFPLRTYYLCAKTGIEADEWIKILRWKLVRGCVLLRGFYPGQQHLVLPSEPPQNSGIQVLQLSAPAARDYLFWLPGQLDCNTAVFTS, from the exons ATGGCGCTCGG GTGGTACCATGACAATCTCACCCGACACGCAGCAgaagcactgctgctctccaaCGGGAAGGATGGGAGCTATCTTTTGAGGAAGAGTAATGAAAGGGAAGATTTGTACTCCCTCTCTGTAAG GGGGAAAGATTCTGTGAAACACTTCCATGTTGAACATACAGGAACTTCATTAAAATTTGGATTTAATGAATTTTCTAGCTTGAAGGAAATGGTCATGCATTTTGCAAACCAGCCTTTAATTGGAAGTGAAACAG GAACTTTAATTGTATTGAAGCATCCCTACCCACGGCAAGTGGAAGAACCTTCCATTTATGAGTCTGTCCGAGTTCACACTGCAATGCAGACAGGAAAGACAGAAAGTGACCTTGTCCCAAATGCTCCCTCA CTTGGTACCAAGGAAGGATATTTGATAAAACAAGGCAAAATAGTCAAG AACTGGAAAACAAGGTGGTTTACACTGCATAGGAATGAACTCAAGTACTTCAAAGACCAGACA GCTACGGAACCAATTCGAGCACTTGACTTAACTGAATGCTCAGCTGTGCAATTTGACTATTCCCAGGAAAGAGTCAATTGTTTCTG TTTGGTGTTCCCACTAAGGACATACTACCTGTGTGCAAAAACTGGGATAGAAGCTGATGAGTGGATTAAAATCCTGCGGTGGAAACTGGTAAGGGGCTGTGTCCTGCTACGCGGCTTTtaccctgggcagcagcacctggtACTGCCATCAGAACCCCCCCAGAACTCTGGCATCCAAGTGCTACAGCTCTCAGCACCTGCAGCAAGGGATTACTTGTTCTGGCTGCCAGGCCAGCTAGATTGCAATACTGCAGTGTTCACATCAtag
- the DAPP1 gene encoding dual adapter for phosphotyrosine and 3-phosphotyrosine and 3-phosphoinositide isoform X2, which translates to MAQPLHRELMALGWYHDNLTRHAAEALLLSNGKDGSYLLRKSNEREDLYSLSVRGKDSVKHFHVEHTGTSLKFGFNEFSSLKEMVMHFANQPLIGSETGTLIVLKHPYPRQVEEPSIYESVRVHTAMQTGKTESDLVPNAPSLGTKEGYLIKQGKIVKNWKTRWFTLHRNELKYFKDQTATEPIRALDLTECSAVQFDYSQERVNCFCLVFPLRTYYLCAKTGIEADEWIKILRWKLSQIRKHLEERNATLSS; encoded by the exons ATGGCCCAGCCGCTGCACCGGGAGCTGATGGCGCTCGG GTGGTACCATGACAATCTCACCCGACACGCAGCAgaagcactgctgctctccaaCGGGAAGGATGGGAGCTATCTTTTGAGGAAGAGTAATGAAAGGGAAGATTTGTACTCCCTCTCTGTAAG GGGGAAAGATTCTGTGAAACACTTCCATGTTGAACATACAGGAACTTCATTAAAATTTGGATTTAATGAATTTTCTAGCTTGAAGGAAATGGTCATGCATTTTGCAAACCAGCCTTTAATTGGAAGTGAAACAG GAACTTTAATTGTATTGAAGCATCCCTACCCACGGCAAGTGGAAGAACCTTCCATTTATGAGTCTGTCCGAGTTCACACTGCAATGCAGACAGGAAAGACAGAAAGTGACCTTGTCCCAAATGCTCCCTCA CTTGGTACCAAGGAAGGATATTTGATAAAACAAGGCAAAATAGTCAAG AACTGGAAAACAAGGTGGTTTACACTGCATAGGAATGAACTCAAGTACTTCAAAGACCAGACA GCTACGGAACCAATTCGAGCACTTGACTTAACTGAATGCTCAGCTGTGCAATTTGACTATTCCCAGGAAAGAGTCAATTGTTTCTG TTTGGTGTTCCCACTAAGGACATACTACCTGTGTGCAAAAACTGGGATAGAAGCTGATGAGTGGATTAAAATCCTGCGGTGGAAACTG